The sequence CTCCTTTTCATGTGGCCATATATGATGATGATGGCACTGATAATATGCCTGGCAGTGAGCTGGCCATTACTGAAGCGGAACCATATGGTTATGGTTGGGTATTTGTTGATTTCTCGAATAGTAATGTCATAGTCAACGATGGTTACTTTTATATCGTAATGATACAGGGAGGCGATTTCCCTGATTGCGCACCCATTGCTGTTGATACCACTAACCCGATATACAGGAGTTATTCGAAAAATGTATCTGGAGGCGAAGAATGGACAGAAGCCGGATATAATGATTTTATGATAAGGTCATATATTTATAGCGATTCGGATAAAACGAACACTGGGGAAATCCAAAAATCAGGCCTGGAATCCAAAGGTAACAGAGCTCTGAGCCATTATGAAGTTTTTCGACTCCTAAAAGGAGATGAAGCAAATCCTGAAAATTGGACGATTGTTGATGATTTGGTATTGGAGAATTTTTTAGTTGACACCGGCTGGACGGCAATAGATACCGGTTTATACAGATATGCCGTGATAGCATCATATAGTTATAATGCCTCTGAACCTGCATTTTCGAATCTGGTCAGGAACGGATTTACAATGACTATAAATATCGTTATAAGTAACGGAGAAAGTGCACATGGAGCTTTAGTTAACCTGGTCAATCAGGATAATGATCCACAGCATAAGTATGAAGCGATTTCACCTTGGTCGGGTATGGTAACAATATCGGATATAGTTCCGGGTATATATGATTTAACGGTAGTAAAATATTATTATATATATGAGGAATCGTCAATTCAAGTTTATGATAATGTATTTCGCGATGTATATATAATAAATGAACCAATGTCTTTTCCTGATATTTATTATATTAATTGTCAGGAATTAAAAATATGCTGGTATACTTTTGCAGATCAGTATTGTATTTATGCTGAAGATTTCGAATCTTGTGTAATTCCTTACGGATGGCGACAAGAATATGTTGACAGTACAATCGCCTGGACAGTCGGTAAAGGAAGCCCTTCAGGTGTTCCTGATCATGCTTCTTCAAGGGAATTCAATGCTTCATTTATCGATAATTCTGCTATTACAACGCTTGTTGTCCCGGAGTTGGATGTTAGTGGGCTCGTCCGGCCACATTTGCAATTCCAGCATGCACAAGCCGGTGATTCAGTTCAGGATAAACTCAAAGTTTATTATAAAAAATATGAAGATGATGCATGGCATCCCCTCGAAACATACTCTCAAAACCAACCGGAGTGGGAAAAAGAAGTCATATATCTCCATGAACCTTCCGAATTCTATTCGATAGGTTTTACCGGCCTGGTAAATCCTGGCGGAATGGGTGTTTGTATCGATGATATAAAGATATTGGCAACTGATACAAGCATCTCTTCTCCACATTCTCCGAGGACTTGGTTTTTTGGAATTAACGGAAGTGATTGGGTGGAGGTACAATCTGAAGGATGCATAAGTTTGGACACCATGACTCAAATAATACCAGGTCAGGTATATGTATTTGGATTCTGGAATGGAGAGCCATTACACGAAATTTTCTATTACACCTTTGTATATATTCCATGCGATTATTATAATCCTCCAGGGAATTTTGAAGGCTCTGTGAATGGCATGAATATCACGCTCACCTGGTCTCCGCCCGAAGAAATTCAATCTGATGGAACGGTTTCAGATACAAACAAATACATCGAAAGTGAAGGGGGGAAACGTGATGATTGTACTGGATATTTTATTTATAGAAATGGTGAACGTTTGAATAATGACGTTTATCCTGATACAATTTTTACTCAAACTATTTCACCGGGTGGTGTATATCAATATAATGTGACAGCCGCCTACGGTTCGACGACTGAAAGTTGCTTATTGGATACCCCTTATACCATCGTGGCAGGTGAAAATTTATTTCCTCCTGATACCATTATCGCCCAGCCACTTGATGAGAAAAGAGCATTACTCAATTGGAGTAGTGAACCACAACAACAAGGTATTGGTTCAAATTCTTCCCCACGGTCTGAACTTACAGGATATAATCTCTGGAGAAATAATAAAAAGATATATTATCTCCCGGCAACCGAAACTTCATATATAGATACGATAATCGTCCCTAAAACCTATGATTATTATGTTTCGGCTGTATATGATACGATGGAATCATTCCGGACTGGTCCGGCAACAATTACATTCTATGGAAAAGGGCATCTTTCAGGCTGCATAACAGATGCCATTTCCAGATCGCCAATAGAAAATGCTGTGATATCTTTATTCCCTGGAAATATCAATGATACCTCTGATGCAAACGGATCCTACCATATTTATGATTTACCTGTTGGGATTTATGAGATAACAGTTACTGCTGTGAATTACGATCAGGTATCTGAAACGGGCATCAGTATCAAATATGGTTTAATGACGGAAAAGAATTTCGAATTATTCAATGAAGAAGTAAGCTTCGTCCCATTTACCGAAACCTGGCAAGCGGGTACGTTTGAGTATCAGCACTGGACTTTCGGATTGGAACAGGCATACTGGGATATCTCCTCCGATTCAGGTAGTCCGCCTCCTTCAGCAACATTCACTTGCGAATCCAATGCTTCAAACTATGCAAATGCCCTTATCAGCCCAATTGTTTATACTGGGATTGGTATGGACAGCGTAATCGTTTCTTATGATTTAAAAATCAGTGATGCATTCTATCTTGATCCCGAAATTCTCACAGTGGATATCTGGAATGGACTCTACTGGTCACAACTTATAGAATACACGAGTTATAATCCGGCCGATTGGACACACTTCCGATTCGAAGTATCCGACATGATCCAGGGTCCTCTGATGAAAGTGAGATTTGTCGCAAAAGGTATTGGCCAGTGTTCATCCGTTACTTGGCATATCGACAATATTGAAATCCTTACAAAAAGAATGGCCACATTAAGCGGTCGCGTTACTGACACGGCAGGTTCTTTCATTGATGATGCTATAGTTACTGTGGAAGGGTATGATCCTGTGCATGCCGACATCTATGGATTATATTCTGCTGATGTTGAGGAAGGAGTGTATGATGTTACTGCAGCAGCCGATGGATATCTTACAAAAACCATAGATAGTGTTAATATTTTTGGAATGACATTCCTGGATATTGAATTACAAATGATAACATCATTGCCTGATATGCAGGATAGTAAGGGACTGACACTTTACCCTAATCCGGCAATAGATGAACTGCACATCTATTCTGATGTAAATATTAAGAGGATCAAGATCCTGAACTCTTTTGGACAAAATGTTTGTGAAGAAATCCCTGTATCCGGGAGCATGGTCAGCATCAATACCATTGGATTTTCGCAAGGAATTTATTTTGTGCAATGTTTTACCGGAAATGGCGATATTATCAATAAGAAATTTCTAATTCTCAAATAGGTCACAGACGGGACGCTCCTCCGGAGCTATTTGGTTACCAATATTGAGGGTTTCTACAGATGGGTGGCTCCTCCGGAGCCGCAGATATGCCTGATATCAATATCATGAACCATGGGCTCCGGCGGAATCCCCAGTCTGTATAGCCTCAGCAAATTCCTCTTCAAATCGCTTGTTGATCACATCGCAACCATAGTCAAAGAACCGGTTGCAGTTGGAATCCTGTGTGAAGACAAAGGCCAGTTTTTGATTCTCTTTTTTCTCAGGCAGGAGTGATATAGCTTCCAACAGGACATCGCCGGTGGTTTCGGGGCCCTTCAGTTCAAAACCCGCAAGCATGTCGAGCAGTTGTTGCACGCTGGTTTTTGCGGTCTTTGGATTGAATACAGGCTCGATGGTCTGTATAACTTTCTGTGTATTGGCAAATGTGCCACCCGACTCAAAAGGTAGGGAGGACGGAAGTACCAGATCAGCTTGCATCGCAGTGTCGGTCATAAACATATCCTGCACTACCACAAAATCGGCCACCGACAGCCAGCCCGCTACTTTCACTTTATTCTTTGCACATCCCAGCGGATCTTCGCCGAAAATAAACAGGTTCCGGACTTTGCCCTCCTCCAGTAACAAGTGAATGTTCGTATCCACTTTCACAGGCATCTCTTCAATATGCCACTTTTTCTTAAGCTTTTTCTGGTATAGTTTATCCCCGATAGGCTGCCCTCCCACACCCAGCGAAGGAAATATGCCCATGTCGAATAATCCCTGTGAATTGTTCTTTTCCTTCAGTGCAATGATACCATTCGATCTCTTTCCCATCTTGCCAGTGAGCAGGGCAAGGTTGTGAATCTCAAGACATGCATTTGCACATAATTCTTTTTCCGAAAAAATGATGACAGCATTCATCTCCCTGTTGATCTCCTTGGCGAACTCAACGATTTTATCCATGATGTTGACGCCCGACTTATGCATGAGATCCACAAAGTTCTCCTTAAGCAGATTCTCCCTGTATTCTTCGAAATCCTTGCAGTTTTCATTTATAAAAAGCTGATTTTCAAAGCCGTTGGCGACCAGATAGTAGTTCACTGCCTTGATAAAATGATAGTACGATTTAATATCGAGATAGCTGTCGACCTTATGTTTCATCAGGCTATTCCTGTGAGTCGTCACCAGTTCCACCGGTATCTTGTTTTTTATTTGTGCATTGTTGACCATGAATCCGGCAACGGCATTATCCATGTTGATTTCGGAGCCAATGAGGTATATTTTGCCGGCTCCTTCTATCTGGTCGAAGGGCACGTTCATTTCGGAGATATGGATATACCCATTGCCACGGTTGAGGTAATGGAAGCTTGTGACGTTATTAGTTTTCACCCCGGCTCTGGCCAGTTTCTGGATGAGGTACATCTCCTCGTTGGTGAGCCGTGCGCCGGCAAGGAACAGGTTTTCGTCGGATTTGACCCTTCTGATCTTGTCGTAGATCATCTCAAAAGCCTTGTCGTAGGTCGTCTCCTCGAACCTGCCGTTGACTTTGACCAGTGGCTTGGTGATGCGGCTCTTGTCATTCAGGTAATGATATCCGAATTTCGGGTATTTGCACAGGTTGCCATCCGTATTGATCATTCCGTCGGTGCCGATTACACGCATGACAAAACCGTTCTTGTGATTCAGTGTGATGGTACATCCAACCGAGCAATAATTGCAGATAGTTTCGACTGGTTCAAGCCGCACAGGTCCGGGTTTGAATGGCACATTTTCGGTCAGAGCGCCGGTAGGACATGTGGATATGCACAATCCGCATGACTCACAGGTGGTATCCTGCAGGCGGTCGCCCATGCTGGGTGCCACATAGGTTT comes from Bacteroidota bacterium and encodes:
- a CDS encoding carboxypeptidase regulatory-like domain-containing protein, encoding MKTASSGLMKTYRIAVTNIMIEILICFPDYFIVSLMPSTYRSNFYTYPMKIFNKILINLLISLISLTMISFVWFTETPIKPAIATNHITGIRQEIAFPGQINLQPSEMIPDTVGWVSGKVTAYGYNFPIIGATVTLTNECYTYTGVTGAYGHYSIGAPAGFYTLIFSADGYATVSDIIEIQGGQYLVCDAQLLEFPYPVLNVHAQINNLDDLCHISWYNFNDFYTIAYDDGIADEVTAWPQGGNMNAVKFTPAGYPANVFGAEINIYDGTWPQGNTLTPFHVAIYDDDGTDNMPGSELAITEAEPYGYGWVFVDFSNSNVIVNDGYFYIVMIQGGDFPDCAPIAVDTTNPIYRSYSKNVSGGEEWTEAGYNDFMIRSYIYSDSDKTNTGEIQKSGLESKGNRALSHYEVFRLLKGDEANPENWTIVDDLVLENFLVDTGWTAIDTGLYRYAVIASYSYNASEPAFSNLVRNGFTMTINIVISNGESAHGALVNLVNQDNDPQHKYEAISPWSGMVTISDIVPGIYDLTVVKYYYIYEESSIQVYDNVFRDVYIINEPMSFPDIYYINCQELKICWYTFADQYCIYAEDFESCVIPYGWRQEYVDSTIAWTVGKGSPSGVPDHASSREFNASFIDNSAITTLVVPELDVSGLVRPHLQFQHAQAGDSVQDKLKVYYKKYEDDAWHPLETYSQNQPEWEKEVIYLHEPSEFYSIGFTGLVNPGGMGVCIDDIKILATDTSISSPHSPRTWFFGINGSDWVEVQSEGCISLDTMTQIIPGQVYVFGFWNGEPLHEIFYYTFVYIPCDYYNPPGNFEGSVNGMNITLTWSPPEEIQSDGTVSDTNKYIESEGGKRDDCTGYFIYRNGERLNNDVYPDTIFTQTISPGGVYQYNVTAAYGSTTESCLLDTPYTIVAGENLFPPDTIIAQPLDEKRALLNWSSEPQQQGIGSNSSPRSELTGYNLWRNNKKIYYLPATETSYIDTIIVPKTYDYYVSAVYDTMESFRTGPATITFYGKGHLSGCITDAISRSPIENAVISLFPGNINDTSDANGSYHIYDLPVGIYEITVTAVNYDQVSETGISIKYGLMTEKNFELFNEEVSFVPFTETWQAGTFEYQHWTFGLEQAYWDISSDSGSPPPSATFTCESNASNYANALISPIVYTGIGMDSVIVSYDLKISDAFYLDPEILTVDIWNGLYWSQLIEYTSYNPADWTHFRFEVSDMIQGPLMKVRFVAKGIGQCSSVTWHIDNIEILTKRMATLSGRVTDTAGSFIDDAIVTVEGYDPVHADIYGLYSADVEEGVYDVTAAADGYLTKTIDSVNIFGMTFLDIELQMITSLPDMQDSKGLTLYPNPAIDELHIYSDVNIKRIKILNSFGQNVCEEIPVSGSMVSINTIGFSQGIYFVQCFTGNGDIINKKFLILK